The segment CATTATACCGGAAAAATTGCGGTTATCGGAAATTTTCCATATAACATTTCTACACAGATCTTTTTTAAGATTCTTGAAAACAGGGACCTGGTAAAAGAAGTAGTAGGGATGTTGCAAAAAGAAGTAGCCGAGCGAATTGCTGCACCTCCCGGATCGAAAACATACGGGATCACCAGCGTTTTGCTACAGGCTTTTTATCATATTGACTATCTTTTTACCGTTCATGAGCATGTTTTTACACCTCCCCCGAAAGTAAAATCCGGAGTGATTCGTCTGGTACGTAATGATGTGGAGAGTTTACCCTGTAATGAGAAATTATTCGTACAGGTGGTAAAAACCTCTTTTAACCAGCGGCGCAAAATGCTTAGCAACTCTTTGAAATCCCTTCTACCCGCAGATCGAAGAGACAATCCTGTACTTAGCAAGCGTCCTGAGCAGTTGAGCGTTCAGGATTTTATAGAACTAACGCAATTTATTGAGGAAAGCTAAGAACTTGCTTCTTTCCAGTCTCCGTTCGCTTTGATCAGGTTCACCAGCTCCTCAACAGCCTGATCTTCCGGAATATTTCGTTTCACAATTTCGCGTTGCTTGTATAAGGTGATTTTTCCGGGTCCGGTACCCACATACCCGTAGTCGGCATCTGCCATCTCACCGGGTCCGTTGACGATGCAACCCATGATCCCTATTTTCAACCCTTTCAAATGAGATGTACGGGTCCGTATCCGGGCAGCGGTAGCCTGTAGGTCGAAAAGAGTTCTTCCACAAGAAGGGCATGAAATGTATTCCGGTTTGCTCATCCTTAAACGACATGCTTGTAATACGGATAAAGCTATTTCTGACGATAATTTATTGTCTTTTTCCCCGGCTATTTCCATCAGTATACCATCTCCCATACCATCCAACAGAAGTGGAC is part of the Bacteroidales bacterium genome and harbors:
- the rsmA gene encoding 16S rRNA (adenine(1518)-N(6)/adenine(1519)-N(6))-dimethyltransferase RsmA, which codes for MKHLTPKKSLGQHFLNDQAISAKIVSALKAEGINHVIEVGPGMGALTPFLLQENRYDTRFIEVDPDAAAYLESRYPEIKEKLIVADFLRYPLHDHYTGKIAVIGNFPYNISTQIFFKILENRDLVKEVVGMLQKEVAERIAAPPGSKTYGITSVLLQAFYHIDYLFTVHEHVFTPPPKVKSGVIRLVRNDVESLPCNEKLFVQVVKTSFNQRRKMLSNSLKSLLPADRRDNPVLSKRPEQLSVQDFIELTQFIEES